In Streptomyces sp. NBC_01231, the sequence AACCGGACCGTCGCGGACGAGTTCGGCGCCCCGATGACCACGGGCCTCGACTACAACAAGCCGGACGCCTCCAACAACTTCGTCAACTACGTCCAGGCCGTCACCGACACCTTCCGCGAGCTCAAGATGGGCTCCGTCTACTGGCCGGGCCTGCGCACGGACGACACGTACTCCCTGCAGACCCTCACCGGCCCCGCCGACCGCCCCTGGCTGGCCACCACCAACCAGTCCGGCGCCGACCGCCTCGCCTGGGCCTGGGGCCGCGGCAAGCCGGTCCAGCCCTGACCGAACCGGCCGAACTGACCGAACCGGCCGACTCGGCGACTGACCGACTCGCCGATTGACCGACTGACCGGCCTGCGGGACTGCGCGACCCGCGCGGGCCGTTCGACCGGAGAGGCCCCGCCCCGGAACAGGGGGCGGGGCCTCTCCCCTGTCCGGGCCGGACGACCCCCGCTCAGGCCCTGGCCGGTGCCGGCCCGACCAGTTCGGACAGGACGTCGTCCATGGTCACGAAGCCGAGGACCGCGCCCCTCTCGCCGGTGACCGCGGCCAGGTGGCTGCCGTCGGCACGCAGGGCGGTGAGAGTGTCGTCCAGCGGGGTGTCGATACGGACCCTGGTGACCGGGTGCGGGGCGCCGCGCGGAAAGGGCCGGTCGCGGTCGGTGACGCCGAGGGTGTCCTTGATGTGGAGGTAGCCCAGCAGGGCACCGCGGGGGCCGGTGACGGGGAAGCGGGAGTACCCCGCGTCGGCCGCGGTCCGCTCCAGCTCGGCGGGGGTGACGGTGTGGCCGACGGTGCGCATCTGCTGTGCGGGGACGAGGATCTCCCCCACCGGACGCGTGCCCAGTTCCAGGGCGTCGCGCAGCCGTTCGCCGTCGGCCGGGCCGATCAGCCCGGCCTCGCTGGAGTCGACGACCATGCGGGCGAGCTGGTCGTCGGTGAACACGGACTCCACCTCGTCCTTCGGCTCCACCCGCAGCAGCCTCAGCAGCGAGTTGGCGAAGGCGTTGATGCCGAAGACGACGGGCTTCAGGGCCCGGGTGAGAGCCACCAGGGGCGGACCGAGCAGCAACGCGGTGGCAACGGGCGCGGCCAGGGCGATGTTCTTCGGGATCATCTCGCCGATCAGCATGTGCAGATACGTCGCCACGGTGAGCGCGATGACGAACGCGATCGGATGCACCAGGCCGTCCGGTACGCGGGCCGCCGCGAAGCCGGGTTCCAGCAGGTGCGCGATGGCCGGTTCGGCGACCGCGCCCAGCACCAGCGAGGAGACGGTGATGCCGAGCTGGGCGGTGGCCATCATCGCCGAGATGTGCTGAAGACCCCACAGGGACATCCGGGCCCGCTTGTTCCCCTCCTGGGCGCGCGGTTCGATCTGGCCGCGGCGTACGGAGATCATGGCGAACTCGGCGCCCACGAAGAAGGCGTTGGTCAGCAGGGTCAGAGCGCCGATGGCGAGTTGCAGGACGGTCATCGGGACTTCTCCCCCGCCTGGGCCGGCACCGGGGCCGGTTCGATGATGAGGATCCGGTCGGCGCGATGGTGCTCGACGCCCAGGACGTCGAGCTGCCAGCCGCCGAGGTCGACGGTGTCCCCCTTGGCGGGGATGCGGGCGAGGCGGGTGGCGATGAGTCCGGCGACGGTCTCGTACGGCCCGTCGGGCGCCGTCAGGCCTATGCCGGTGAGCTGGTCGAGGCGGACGCCGCCGTCCGCCTCCCAGACCGCGCGGCCCTCCGCCGTGGCGGGGGCGGGGAGCAGGTCGGGCAGTTCGAGGGGGTCGTGTTCGTCGCGGACGGCGCCGACGACCTCCTCGACGATGTCCTCCATGGTCGCCACACCCGCCGTGCCGCCGTACTCGTCGATGACGACGGCCATGGTGCGCATCGCACGCAGCCGCTCCAGCAGCCGGTCGGCGGGCAGGGTGTCGGGCACCAGCATCGGCTCGGTGGCGAGTTCCGTGACCGGTGTGACCAGGCGCCTGTCCGGCTCCAGCGCGAGAACGTCGCGGATGTGGACGGTGCCGACGACCTCGTCCAGGCTGTCGCGGTAGACCGGGAAGCGGGACAGGCCGGTGGCGTGGGTGAGG encodes:
- a CDS encoding hemolysin family protein: MTVLQLAIGALTLLTNAFFVGAEFAMISVRRGQIEPRAQEGNKRARMSLWGLQHISAMMATAQLGITVSSLVLGAVAEPAIAHLLEPGFAAARVPDGLVHPIAFVIALTVATYLHMLIGEMIPKNIALAAPVATALLLGPPLVALTRALKPVVFGINAFANSLLRLLRVEPKDEVESVFTDDQLARMVVDSSEAGLIGPADGERLRDALELGTRPVGEILVPAQQMRTVGHTVTPAELERTAADAGYSRFPVTGPRGALLGYLHIKDTLGVTDRDRPFPRGAPHPVTRVRIDTPLDDTLTALRADGSHLAAVTGERGAVLGFVTMDDVLSELVGPAPARA